Proteins encoded by one window of Streptomyces sp. NBC_01571:
- the kdpF gene encoding K(+)-transporting ATPase subunit F has translation MTAENIVGLVVAVALLGYLVLALVFPERF, from the coding sequence GTGACCGCCGAGAACATTGTCGGCCTGGTCGTGGCCGTCGCCCTGCTGGGCTATCTCGTCCTCGCCCTCGTCTTCCCGGAGAGGTTCTGA
- the kdpA gene encoding potassium-transporting ATPase subunit KdpA, whose protein sequence is MSPVLAGVLQLLALIAALALAYIPLGDYMAKVYSSDKHWRVEKWIYKGIGANPNTEMRWPAYLRGVLAFSAVSVLFLYLLQRLQGHLPGSLGFSAIDPDQAFNTAASFVTNTNWQSYYGEQAMGHVVQTAGLAVQNFVSAAVGIAVAVALVRGFSRSRTGELGNFWADLVRGTIRILLPLSVVAAVILVACGAIQNFSGIHSVGQFMGGSQQWNGGAVASQEAIKEVGTNGGGYFNANSAHPFENPTPFTNLFEIFLLLVIPFALTRTFGRMVGSLRQGYAILATMATIWVGFVALMMWTEFAHHGPAFQIAGGAMEGKESRFGVGASSIFAVSTTLTSTGAVDSFHSSFTGLGGGITILSMQLGEIAPGGTGSGLYGILIMAVIAVFIAGLMVGRTPEYLGKKIGTREIKFAACYILITPALVLVFTAAAMALPTPGHSMTNSGAHGFSEILYAYSSGANNNGSAFAGLNADTQWFNSTIGLAMLLGRFLPMVFVLALAGSLAEQKPVPATAGTLRTEKPLFTGLLVGAILIITGLTYFPALALGPLAEGLAS, encoded by the coding sequence ATGAGTCCCGTCCTCGCCGGCGTGCTCCAGCTTCTCGCCCTGATAGCGGCGCTGGCTCTCGCCTACATCCCGCTTGGCGACTACATGGCCAAGGTCTACTCCTCCGACAAGCACTGGCGTGTCGAGAAGTGGATCTACAAGGGTATCGGTGCCAATCCGAACACGGAGATGCGCTGGCCCGCGTATCTGCGTGGTGTCCTCGCCTTCTCCGCGGTCAGTGTCCTCTTCCTCTATCTGCTGCAGCGGCTCCAGGGCCATCTGCCCGGCTCGCTCGGTTTCTCCGCGATCGACCCGGACCAGGCGTTCAACACTGCCGCGTCCTTCGTGACGAACACCAACTGGCAGTCGTACTACGGCGAGCAGGCCATGGGCCACGTCGTGCAGACCGCCGGTCTGGCCGTGCAGAACTTCGTCTCCGCTGCTGTCGGTATCGCGGTGGCCGTCGCGCTCGTGCGCGGCTTCTCGCGTTCGCGCACCGGTGAGCTCGGCAACTTCTGGGCCGACCTGGTGCGTGGCACGATCCGTATCCTGCTGCCGCTCTCGGTGGTGGCCGCGGTCATCCTGGTGGCCTGCGGTGCGATCCAGAACTTCTCCGGGATTCACTCGGTGGGCCAGTTCATGGGCGGCTCGCAGCAGTGGAACGGCGGCGCGGTCGCCTCGCAGGAGGCCATCAAGGAGGTGGGCACCAACGGTGGCGGTTACTTCAACGCCAACTCCGCGCACCCCTTCGAGAACCCGACTCCGTTCACGAACCTTTTCGAGATCTTCCTGCTGCTGGTCATCCCGTTCGCGCTGACCCGCACCTTCGGCCGGATGGTCGGCTCGCTCAGGCAGGGTTACGCGATCCTCGCCACCATGGCCACGATCTGGGTCGGTTTCGTCGCCCTGATGATGTGGACGGAGTTCGCCCACCACGGCCCGGCGTTCCAGATCGCCGGCGGTGCGATGGAGGGCAAGGAGAGCCGCTTCGGTGTGGGTGCGTCCTCGATCTTCGCGGTGTCCACGACCCTGACCTCGACCGGTGCGGTGGACTCCTTCCACTCGTCGTTCACCGGTCTCGGCGGCGGCATCACGATTTTGAGCATGCAGCTCGGCGAGATCGCGCCGGGCGGTACCGGGTCCGGGCTCTACGGCATCCTGATCATGGCGGTCATCGCGGTGTTCATCGCCGGTCTGATGGTCGGCCGCACCCCGGAGTACCTGGGCAAGAAGATCGGCACCCGTGAGATCAAGTTCGCGGCCTGCTACATCCTCATCACCCCGGCTCTGGTGCTCGTCTTCACCGCCGCGGCGATGGCGCTGCCCACTCCGGGCCACTCGATGACCAACAGTGGGGCGCACGGATTCTCCGAGATCCTGTACGCCTACTCCTCGGGCGCCAACAACAACGGTTCGGCCTTCGCGGGTCTGAACGCGGACACGCAGTGGTTCAACAGCACGATCGGTCTCGCGATGCTGCTGGGCCGGTTCCTGCCGATGGTGTTCGTGCTGGCGCTGGCGGGCTCGCTCGCCGAGCAGAAGCCGGTCCCCGCCACCGCGGGCACCCTGCGCACCGAGAAGCCGCTGTTCACCGGTCTGCTGGTGGGCGCGATCCTGATCATCACCGGTCTGACCTACTTCCCGGCGCTCGCGCTGGGTCCGCTGGCCGAGGGGCTGGCGTCATGA